A DNA window from Anas platyrhynchos isolate ZD024472 breed Pekin duck chromosome 33, IASCAAS_PekinDuck_T2T, whole genome shotgun sequence contains the following coding sequences:
- the LOC140000243 gene encoding ATPase family AAA domain-containing protein 2-like, translating into MVVLRRSAGSRRRSLAAMDSSSEFLSLQPGGRRTSRQRAAPADYSSTSSECFNGHRLRSMRKSMLRCSVSSFEESMAILRGTVNRRRFSRQSRKPKLEQKKEYNTVTRTLRSRAGAKTMRRVHGENRDLELCRSCRVRRSRYSTTNSSVLFDKLITNTAEVVLQKMDEMEQMRRCQRCWEDVEENLDIFTCVKSDFERTGPGSPDEVVQTSRGSENKENDGEDVPRRYNLRWRKPVDRYQAPMEIRQRDRERTNSGQPCSVRQKESLENAGSQKYRRRARRRHADDISDSTPSCSSPLLSTCDTEESGESSEDSESTSPRRTFRVKLQKQDLKRVQRDQKKVGGSQGDAMQIDSAIGFENVGGLSEHIAALKEMVIFPLLYPEVFQRFNIQSPRGCLFYGPPGTGKTLVARALANEYSRSDRKIPFFMRSASDCMRKYVGESERQLRVLFEQAYQMRPSIIFFDEIDGLAPVRSSKQDHIHSSIVSTLLTLLDGIVNRGEIVVIGATNRLDSIDPALRRPGRFDREFLFNLPNKEARKEIFKIHTRDWTPKPPDMLLDELAEKCLVKTETKMDSCL; encoded by the exons ATGGTGGTGCTGAGGCGCAGCGCCGGCAGCCGCCGGCGGTCCCTGGCTGCCATGGACTCGAGCTCCGAGTTCCTCTCGCTGCAGCCCGGCGGCAGGAGGAcgagcaggcagagagcagccccgGCC GATTATTCTTCTACCAGTAGTGAATGTTTCAACGGACACCGCTTAAGATCAATGAGAAAAAGCATGCTGCGGTGTTCGGTCTCCAGCTTTGAAGAAAGTATGGCGATACTGAGGGGAACTGTCAACAGAAGACGCTTTTCAAG GCAGTCGAGAAAGccgaaattggaacaaaaaaaagaatacaacaCAG TCACCAGAACATTGAGGAGTAGAGCTGGTGCAAAAACTATGAGACGAGTCCATGGAGAAAACAGGGACTTGGAGCTGTGCCGCAGCTGTAGAGTCCGACGCAGTCGGTACTCTACTACTAACTCGTCCGTTCTATTTGACAAACTTATAACAAA TACTGCGGAAGTTGTGCTacaaaaaatggatgaaatggaGCAGATGCGTAGATGCCAAAGATGTTGGGAAGATGTTGAG GAGAACCTTGATATCTTCACCTGTGTGAAGTCAGACTTTGAAAGAACTGGACCTGGCAGTCCAGATGAGGTTG TACAAACATCAAGAGGaagtgagaacaaagaaaatgacgGTGAAGATGTTCCAAGGCGTTACAACCTTCGATGGAGGAAACCTGTTGACCGCTACCAAGCTCCTATGGAAA taagACAAAGAGATCGAGAGAGGACTAACTCGGGCCAGCCCTGTTCTGTCAGACAGAAAGAGTCACTTGAAAATGCTGGGTCACAAAAATATAGAAGACGTGCCAG ACGGAGACATGCAGATGACATCAGTGATTCTACACCCTCTTGCTCATCTCCCTTGCTTAGCACATGTGATACGGAGGAGAGTGGTGAGAGCAGTGAGGACAGCGAGAGCACATCTCCAAGAAG GACTTTTCGagtgaaacttcagaaacaggacctaaAGAGAGTTCAGAGGGATCAAAAGAAAGTTGGAGGAAGTCAGGGAGATGCAATGCAAATAGATAGTGCG ATTGGATTTGAGAACGTGGGTGGTCTTTCCGAACACATCGCAGCTTTGAAAGAGATggtgatttttcccctcctgtatcCAGAAGTTTTTCAGCGGTTCAATATTCAGTCCCCAAG AGGCTGTCTATTTTATGGCCCCCCAGGAACAGGGAAAACACTAGTTGCTCGTGCACTTGCCAATGAATATAGCcgaagtgacagaaaaataccattttttatgAGAAGTGCTTCGGACTGCATGAGAAAATACGTGGGGGAATCAGAACGCCAACTTCGTGTGTTATTTGAACAG GCCTATCAGATGCGaccttcaattattttctttgacgaGATAGATGGTCTCGCTCCTGTGCGCTCCAGTAAACAAGACCACATTCATAG ttccattgtttcaactcttctgacgcttctGGACGGCATAgttaacagaggggagatcgtggtaattggagctaccaacagactggattctatagatcctgctttacgaagaccaggacgctttgacagagagttcctcttcaacttgccaaataaagag gctagaaaagaaattttcaagattcatactcgtgactggacccctaagccaccggacatgttgcttgatgaactagctgagaaatgccttgttaagactgaaaccaaaatggattcttgcttgtga
- the LOC139998569 gene encoding protein N-terminal glutamine amidohydrolase-like isoform X3, translating into MAELDEDRYRPAVPPRAACAYTGCYCEENVWKLCDYIRSRGERPVEEFYAVFISNERRMDYHVILLHVSSGEQNFIYDLDTVLPFPCPFDVYSTEAFRLDDSLHPEFHRKIRMIRADLYLETFASDRSHMKDADGKWQKPPPSYPCIETAANAGGGLKDTARSRQEV; encoded by the exons ATGGCGGAGCTGGATGAGGACCGGTACCGGCCGGCGGTGCCTCCCCGAGCCGCCTGCGCCTACACCGGCTGCTACTG TGAGGAAAACGTGTGGAAGCTGTGCGACTACATCAGGAGTCGGGGGGAGCGCCCTGTGGAGGAGTTCTACGCGGTTTTCATCTCCAACGAGAGGAGGATG GACTACCACGTTATCCTACTTCATGTTTCCAGTGGGGAGCAGAACTTCATTTATGATCTTGACACAGTGCTGCCATTCCCCTGTCCTTTTGACGTGTACAGCACGGAGGCCTTCAGGCTGGATGACAGCCTTCATCCTGAATTTCACAg GAAAATCCGGATGATACGAGCAGATCTGTACCTGGAGACGTTTGCTTCGGACAGATCTCACATGAAAGATGCAGATGGGAAATGGCAGAAACCTCCTCCCTCGTACCCCTGCATTGAAACAGCAG CAAACGCGGGTGGTGGGTTGAAGGACACTgcaaggagcaggcaggaggtgtgA
- the LOC139998569 gene encoding protein N-terminal glutamine amidohydrolase-like isoform X1: MAELDEDRYRPAVPPRAACAYTGCYCEENVWKLCDYIRSRGERPVEEFYAVFISNERRMVPLWKQKSGHGDEPVVWDYHVILLHVSSGEQNFIYDLDTVLPFPCPFDVYSTEAFRLDDSLHPEFHRKIRMIRADLYLETFASDRSHMKDADGKWQKPPPSYPCIETAANAGGGLKDTARSRQEV, encoded by the exons ATGGCGGAGCTGGATGAGGACCGGTACCGGCCGGCGGTGCCTCCCCGAGCCGCCTGCGCCTACACCGGCTGCTACTG TGAGGAAAACGTGTGGAAGCTGTGCGACTACATCAGGAGTCGGGGGGAGCGCCCTGTGGAGGAGTTCTACGCGGTTTTCATCTCCAACGAGAGGAGGATG GTCCCGCTCTGGAAACAGAAGTCAGGGCATGGAGATGAGCCTGTTGTCTGG GACTACCACGTTATCCTACTTCATGTTTCCAGTGGGGAGCAGAACTTCATTTATGATCTTGACACAGTGCTGCCATTCCCCTGTCCTTTTGACGTGTACAGCACGGAGGCCTTCAGGCTGGATGACAGCCTTCATCCTGAATTTCACAg GAAAATCCGGATGATACGAGCAGATCTGTACCTGGAGACGTTTGCTTCGGACAGATCTCACATGAAAGATGCAGATGGGAAATGGCAGAAACCTCCTCCCTCGTACCCCTGCATTGAAACAGCAG CAAACGCGGGTGGTGGGTTGAAGGACACTgcaaggagcaggcaggaggtgtgA
- the LOC139998569 gene encoding protein N-terminal glutamine amidohydrolase-like isoform X2, giving the protein MAELDEDRYRPAVPPRAACAYTGCYCEENVWKLCDYIRSRGERPVEEFYAVFISNERRMVPLWKQKSGHGDEPVVWDYHVILLHVSSGEQNFIYDLDTVLPFPCPFDVYSTEAFRLDDSLHPEFHRKIRMIRADLYLETFASDRSHMKDADGKWQKPPPSYPCIETAGQKCQT; this is encoded by the exons ATGGCGGAGCTGGATGAGGACCGGTACCGGCCGGCGGTGCCTCCCCGAGCCGCCTGCGCCTACACCGGCTGCTACTG TGAGGAAAACGTGTGGAAGCTGTGCGACTACATCAGGAGTCGGGGGGAGCGCCCTGTGGAGGAGTTCTACGCGGTTTTCATCTCCAACGAGAGGAGGATG GTCCCGCTCTGGAAACAGAAGTCAGGGCATGGAGATGAGCCTGTTGTCTGG GACTACCACGTTATCCTACTTCATGTTTCCAGTGGGGAGCAGAACTTCATTTATGATCTTGACACAGTGCTGCCATTCCCCTGTCCTTTTGACGTGTACAGCACGGAGGCCTTCAGGCTGGATGACAGCCTTCATCCTGAATTTCACAg GAAAATCCGGATGATACGAGCAGATCTGTACCTGGAGACGTTTGCTTCGGACAGATCTCACATGAAAGATGCAGATGGGAAATGGCAGAAACCTCCTCCCTCGTACCCCTGCATTGAAACAGCAG GGCAAAAGTGTCAGACTTga